CTCAACGTCTTCCTCGGCGTGCTCTCGCTCGGGATCGTGGCGTTTTATCCCTTTGCCAAACGTTTCACCGACTGGCCGCAATTCTACCTCGGACTTGCCTTCTCCTGGGGCGCGCTGATGGGCTGGGCCGGGATTATGGGCGGCCTCTCCTTTGCCGCCATCCTGCTCTATGCCGCCTCCGTCGCCTGGACGATCGGTTACGACACGATCTATGCGCATCAGGACAAGGAGGATGACGAACTGATCGGCGTCCGCTCCACCGCGCGTCTGTTCGGCGACAGGACACGGCAATGGCTGATCGGCCTTTACGGGCTGACGCTGCTGCTGATGTTTATTGCTTTCGCTCTCGCCAGCGCCAATCTCATCGCTTTCCTGGCCTTGCTCGGCGCCGCCGGCATGTTCGCCTGGCAGATCGTGCGGCTCGATATCAACGATCCCGACCAGTGCCTGGCGCTCTTCAAGTCAAACAACCGCGTCGGCCTGATCATCTTCTTCGGCCTCTTCGTCTCGCTGCTCTTCGCCATTCCCTGATTGGGATGATGAATGAAACGATAAACCCGGCGCGGGCGCCGGGTTTCAAAATGGCATTGCCACATTGGGACTTTCGCGATTTCGCTTAAGTCCGGGCGATGATTTCCTTACCTTCGATCTTCATGGCGACGCCCAGCCGGCCGGTGGTGCGGCGCACGAGGAAGCGCGGGCGGCGGTTGGCGAAGTAGGAATGACGGCGGCGTGGCTTGAGATCGCTGGTGCGCA
The Rhizobium leguminosarum DNA segment above includes these coding regions:
- the ubiA gene encoding 4-hydroxybenzoate octaprenyltransferase, translating into MHDTGDFNDRVSDAPSDNWVYRILPPWLWPYAQLARWDRPIGWQLLMWPCFWSATLASNAAIGEGIYSGSLLVSHLFLYFIGAVAMRGAGCTYNDLVDHEIDMEVARTRSRPLPSGRVTRAHAKIFIGLQALVGLIVLLQFNWLNVFLGVLSLGIVAFYPFAKRFTDWPQFYLGLAFSWGALMGWAGIMGGLSFAAILLYAASVAWTIGYDTIYAHQDKEDDELIGVRSTARLFGDRTRQWLIGLYGLTLLLMFIAFALASANLIAFLALLGAAGMFAWQIVRLDINDPDQCLALFKSNNRVGLIIFFGLFVSLLFAIP